In Candidatus Defluviilinea gracilis, the genomic window AAAATTTTTAACCCGCCCCCGTAGCTCAGTGGACAGAGTGTCGGCCTCCGGAGCCGAAGAGCGCAGTTCGAGTCTGCGCGGGGGCGCACAAAAGACCGCCGCGAGGCGGTTTTCGTTTTGATCAGTTGGGCGGGATGGCATCCCGCCCAACGAAACTGATTTTATTTTGCATTACAATTCAAGCGCAATGAAAAAGTTTATTTCGATCTGTTGGCTGGCGATCTTTTGCGCGGGGTGCAGTTTTTCTGTGGATGTGATCGAAGCGGACACGCCAACCGCGTTGGTCGTCACGTCGACGTTACCGGCCTCGCCGACCTCGAAGCCCAGCGAAACGCCGCTTCCGCCTCTTCCCACGAGTACAGTTGCTCCGGCGGCGGGGACAACATCCACACAGGTGAATGTGCGCGTCGAACCGTCTACGGCGGGCGAAGTGGTTGGCATCATCCCGGCAAACACGAACGTGGAGATCATCGGCAAAGACCCCGGCGGGAATTGGTGGCAGATCAAGTACCCGCAGGCGACGGAGGGGAAAGGCTGGGTAACGGCGGAGTTCATCGTCACCACGGGCGAGCCAACTGTCCCTGTGGTGGGAGGCGCGGGGGTGAATCCGAACGGCGATCATGTGGCGATCATCCAACAGCAACTCAATGTGCGCAGCGGACCCGGCACGAGTTTCAATTCCATCGGCACGTTGAACGCGCGGGATGTGGTCACGCTGACGGGCAAGGATGCGAGTGGAGCATGGTTGCAGATCGTCTTTGCGGCGGGACCAGACGGATTGGGTTGGGTGAATGCGGCGTTCGTTCAGGCAACTCGTGTAGATTCGCTCCCGATCGTGACAGACACGGGGCTGGTGATCGGCACCGGCACCCCGGAAAATACCGCCAGCCCGGCTTTGCCAACGGTTGCGCCTGCCGCGCCGGATCATGATTCGGCGGTGGCGCCCGCGGTGAATATCACATTGACCTCGGCTGGGGCGAGTTCGTTTCAGTATTCGAGCGATGTCTCCTCCCCCATCGGCGACGCGGAGGATTGGATTCAGTTCAAGACTTTTTCGGTGAATACGAAATTGGAGTTGGAGTGCGCGGGGAGCGGCTCGTATATTGCGGAGTTGCTGTTGAACTATTCGGTGGTGGAGTCGCTTGTGTGCGGGAAGATCATTTTGTTCCTCAGCGACCCGGGCGGGGTGTATGCGGTGCATTTCGTTTCGTCGCCTACCGGGGGGTTGGAGTATACAAAATACACGTTGAAGGTGGAGGCGATCCCATGACCTTTGTTTTATTGCATTTTGATTGTGCCAGTTTGTACTAAGAAACCTTTTATGGTAGAGTTAATCGAACAAACATTCAGGCAGTTTTTTGGACGCTGAAAACGTTGATTCAAAAGCGTATCTCTGCGTTTTTCCGCGTGGGTCAGTGCTCTACAATTCGAGTCAGATAACTTTACACTCAACGAGGGATGTCCTGCATGGCTACTGAGAGGATACCGGATATTATCATCGGGCGGTTGCCCATTTATTTGAGGGCGTTACAACGGCTGTCTGATCAGGGGATTCAAACCACTTCGTCGCAGGATTTGGGGGCTATCGTGGGCATTTCTGCCGCGCAGATCCGCAAGGATATTTCACAATTCGGCGAGTTCGGCAAACAAGGGACGGGGTATTCGATCTCTTACCTGATGGAAAAATTGCGAAGCATCCTCAAAATGGATCGCGTTTGGGATGTGATCATCGTGGGCATGGGCGACATCGGTCACGCGCTGGCGCATTACGAAGAATTCAACAAACGCGGCTTTCATGTGAGCATGGTGTTCGATAACGATCCTAAGAAAATCGGCCGCAAAGTGGGGGATTTCGAGGTGCTCGATTCGGCGAATCTGGCAGAGAAGATCAGAAGCCAAAAGATCAAAGTGGCGATGCTGTGCGTGCCCGCCTCTTCGGCGCAGGAAGCCGCAGACCAACTCGTGAAGGCGGGCATCAAAGCCATCCTCAACTACGCCCCGATCAGTATCAATGTGCCAGAGGATGTGAAGGTGCAGTATGTGGACCCGGTCACGCATTTGCAGAGGATGACGTATTATCTGTAGAGATGAATTAATCTGACGCCGTCTAATCTGCCACGTGGCGTATTATGCGGCGGCGGTATAACCCCTAGTTAGGCAACCCCTTCCAATTTATAAGGAAATTTTTAAACGGCACATGCAACCAGAGCGATTATCGAGAATTCCCGTTTATGAAAGTCCCTGGGTAAACCTGTATCTTGATAAGGTGAAATTTCCAAATGGGCTTGTGATTGAAAAATATCATCTTCTGGATTTTCCTCGTGCCGCAGTCGCAGCAATTGTAGAAAACGATTCGAGAAATATTGTGTTTGCCCGTATTTCCCGCTATACGACTGGCTTAACTGAATGGGAACTACCCGCAGGCGGCGTGAAAATTAACGAAACTGAAATTGAAGCCGCCAAAGGAGAGAAACATGAGCGAATCAAATCGTATTAAGTACTTACGCATCACGCTGTGGGTTGTTGGATTTGTCGCTACTTTTGGGCTTTGGCCTCTCACTCAACTTTGGCCATCCGGATGGTCATGGCATGCTGAGGGACGCTCCTATTATCTAGAGATGATCATCGGCATTTACGCCACGCTGGGAATATTTCTCATCCTTGCTGCTCGAGATCCGCTCAAACACCTAAGCCTTATTTGGTTCACCGTGTGGTCAAGCGTGGTACATGGAGGCATTATGGCTGTGCAGTCATTCGACAGCATAAATAACATGGGGCATCTCTATGGGGATGTCTTGGTGCTGTTTGCTGTTGCCGCTGTATTAGCCTTCCTCGCCCCGCACAGCGATACAATCGCTGGCTCATAATTTACTGACGGTACAAGTAGACTGCTATCACAAGGAGATTCTTTTATCATGAACGAACTTCCAACGGGCGCGCGAGATTTTGATTGGTATTTTGGCGCATGGCATGTCCATAATCGGATGCTGCGAAAGCGGTTAGCCGACTCAAATGATTGGTGGGAATTTCCCGCGACGGATGTTGTTAAACCCATATTGGGCGGGCTGGGGAAATATATGAGACGGCTTTCGCCCGCACCCCCCCGCCGGCTCCCCCTTCCGTTTTTTTTCCTCCCCCCAGATGGGGATTCTGGGGGGGGGGGGGGGGGGGCAGGGGGGCAGCGCCCAAAATGGGGGGGCCCGGGGAGGGGGGGGGGCTTTTTCCCGGGGGGGGCCTTTTCCCCCCGGCGGGCCCGGGTTCGGTCCTCCCGGGGGGGGGGCGGGGAAAGGCCCCCACCGGGGGGGGGGGGGTTCCTTTTTCCGGGGGCCCTTGGGAGGCCTGGGGGGAGGGGGGGCCCCCGGGGGGGGAAGGAAAAAAGTTTAATTTCGGGGGCTTTTTCCGCCCCGCCCAACCCCCAGGGAGGCCGGGGGGGGCCCCCGGGGCGG contains:
- a CDS encoding SH3 domain-containing protein — protein: MKKFISICWLAIFCAGCSFSVDVIEADTPTALVVTSTLPASPTSKPSETPLPPLPTSTVAPAAGTTSTQVNVRVEPSTAGEVVGIIPANTNVEIIGKDPGGNWWQIKYPQATEGKGWVTAEFIVTTGEPTVPVVGGAGVNPNGDHVAIIQQQLNVRSGPGTSFNSIGTLNARDVVTLTGKDASGAWLQIVFAAGPDGLGWVNAAFVQATRVDSLPIVTDTGLVIGTGTPENTASPALPTVAPAAPDHDSAVAPAVNITLTSAGASSFQYSSDVSSPIGDAEDWIQFKTFSVNTKLELECAGSGSYIAELLLNYSVVESLVCGKIILFLSDPGGVYAVHFVSSPTGGLEYTKYTLKVEAIP
- a CDS encoding redox-sensing transcriptional repressor Rex; translation: MATERIPDIIIGRLPIYLRALQRLSDQGIQTTSSQDLGAIVGISAAQIRKDISQFGEFGKQGTGYSISYLMEKLRSILKMDRVWDVIIVGMGDIGHALAHYEEFNKRGFHVSMVFDNDPKKIGRKVGDFEVLDSANLAEKIRSQKIKVAMLCVPASSAQEAADQLVKAGIKAILNYAPISINVPEDVKVQYVDPVTHLQRMTYYL